TGACCTCATAGGTCTCTTTTTTTCCAATTCTGGCTTCATTTTACTCATATGCAAACAGCATATTTAAAGAGCAGAAAaccaataaattagaaaattttgggGTATGGGGAGGGTAATCATACTTGGTAGTGCCAGCAGCTAATCCTAACATGGTGCCCAAAGTTGCTTCCTGAGTGCTTGAGTTACCACACATCTCCAGggctccacatgcaaagcaagcactccagCCCTCcaaaccatctctctggcccagaaattgCAAATTTGGAAGATATATTCAGTTGTAAAGCACATCTTAGATTGTATGAGGCCCTGGGAACCATCCCCAATGccaaaagaaaaggacaaaaacTGACTCTGTTGGGTCCAGATTAATAAATAGCACAGAGAGCAGAGCAATCACCTTGCACAGTCAAGCCAGGTTCCATCCTCTGCACCCCAGCAAGCCCCACAGGAatggtccttgagtgcagagccaagtgtaagccctgaacacatggttgggagtggcccaaacacaaaacacagCCCTCAAtgcaccccccaaagaaaaagaaagacaaagaaaccaACTCCTCTTTTCCATCATCTCACCGTTTTCTGACGAAGCATACATTCAAGAAAATCATCATATTCGAACTTGCACTCCTTCTTTGCTCTTGTGCCACCAATCCCATGTGCGCATTCTATCCATTCCTTTTCAAAAGCATGGCATCGAGTTGGAATCTTGTAAGGCTGTTCGGCACTCTGGATTGTCAACCCACGGTCTAAGTTAATACCCAGCCTCTTCTGTATATCGAAGAAAGGCATGGCTGAAATGAAagacaggaaaagaaagaatgctGTAATAGTGTTatcagataatttcttttttttttttttgagtggcaGAGCCATACACAGTAGTGCTCAAGCCTTATTACTgtctcagtgttcagggatcactcctgacagggcttgggtAACTGACCATAGGTGGCGCTGGGGATAGTAAccagactggctgcatgcaaatcaaataccTCAGCTCTCaagcccccagaagtgatttcttttttctgttttcttttatttatttatttatttttggtcacacccggcagcgctcaggggttcctcctggctctacgctcagaaatcgcctccggcaggctcggggaaccatatgggatgccgggattcgaaccaccatccttctgcatgcaaggcaaacgccttacctctgctgtgctatctctctggcccccagaagagtgatttctaataaaaatgagaTAATTATGATAAactgttttgagaaaaatattttatactattctcccaatctcttttttttggtttgttttgtttttgggccatatccagcggtgctcagaaatcactctcggtGGGCTTGAGTGAAGAGGATCACATCTGgatcagcagcattcaaggcaagtgccccacccactaTGTTATTGCCCTGGCCCTCCCAATTTCTTCTTACCATTGTATAGTCAATGAGAAATTCCCGAGCCTTCACAAAACCCTAGGAAAACTGaattagaaactaaaaaaaatgggCTTGAgttacagcacagtggtagggtgtttgccttgtacctgctAACCTGAGATgcacacaggttcaatctctggcatcatttcccagcattccatatggttcctcaagcctgccagagcgattttgggggggtggggcacacagtggtgctcaggggttactcctggctctgctatcagaaattgcccctgacaggcttgggggaccatgtgggatgctgggaatcaaacccaggtggctgTGAGGCAAACTCTCTATTCTggcccctccaggagcgatttctgagtaaagagccaggagtaaccctgagcaccaccaggtgtggccccaaacccaaaccaaaatgataaaaatctttTAGTAGTAAAGTCATATTTATCAAAAGTTAAGACAGTGGTAGGggctacagtgggtagggcgtttgtcttgcatgctgctgatctgggtttgatccctggcatcccaaatggtcctgcaagcctgccagaagtaacccctgagcacggctgagtgtggcccaaatattaaaacaaaaaaatcccaaaattagtagtagtgtttttttttggttttttttttttttttttggtttttgggccacacccggcggtgctcagaaatagctcctggcaggcttgggggaccatatgggacaccgggatttgaaccaaccacctttggtcctggattggctgcttgcaaggcaaacaccgctgtgctatctctccgggcccaatagtaGTGTTTTTAcgttatttacttttggttttgggaccacacgggcggtgctcaggggttattcctggctctgcactcagatattgctcctggcaggcttggggtaccatatgggatgacagggatcgaacccaggtccactttgggttggcagtatgcaaggcaaataccttaatgaTATGCTACCtgaggctttttattttattttttggtgttttgactTTATAATCCCAAATCTTTGAAACAgatctgaaaatatttaaaatgcaaatataaaaaaacagCACCCCTAATTCCATCCTTAAGATCCCACACACCGTGTAATGGATGTCCTCAAATATTTTCCCTACTGAACAAGTTTCATAAAGCCAGAGGTATGAGATTTAGTATATGGTGGGGCAGGGCTACGGAAAACTTGGACGTGCAATAAGGGAAAATGAATGATTAAATCCAGAATCCACTATGGACAGGAGAGAGAACAAAGAGAATATTAAGTTGCTCGCCATGGATGTGTTCTTTATGTTAGATCCCTAGCAACCTATAGCTAGCTCCCTACCACATGAGCCACACAGAGCAGAGTGGAGTAGcctttaggtgtggcccaaaacaccagcATCCAATCAACCCAGCATCCACTATATAGGAGAACACAAGATAGTGGGGTGCTGGTGGTAATATACATAGAACAAAATTTAGTTCATTGGCACCAGGCTGTAATTTGTGTTAAGCTAACAGTGCTATGCTCCAGCACCAAAgtgttaagtgaaaaaaaaaaagtttgagtgtGTGTGATGGCCTGAGACTTGTTAAAGTATTCAAAAAATGTCACCCAAGGTACCTTTGAATgttagattttaattttgtttttgggtcacatccggtag
This window of the Suncus etruscus isolate mSunEtr1 chromosome 6, mSunEtr1.pri.cur, whole genome shotgun sequence genome carries:
- the NDUFS5 gene encoding NADH dehydrogenase [ubiquinone] iron-sulfur protein 5 — encoded protein: MPFFDIQKRLGINLDRGLTIQSAEQPYKIPTRCHAFEKEWIECAHGIGGTRAKKECKFEYDDFLECMLRQKTTRRLNAIRRQRDKLMKEGKYTPPPHHCGQEDPRP